One Procambarus clarkii isolate CNS0578487 chromosome 15, FALCON_Pclarkii_2.0, whole genome shotgun sequence DNA segment encodes these proteins:
- the LOC123759027 gene encoding cGMP-inhibited 3',5'-cyclic phosphodiesterase 3B isoform X5, producing the protein MALSKEAKLIQLAEALKPMVQQQKQQKQQQKEQQQQQQPGDEDPDEEYVTYVTPCGSPTHACCLESRLDPNCTGSKNRSYSTTALYQDGAKRSAVRERQTVCSLHPLGDYDVNHLDRVARGLHDTHHKPGAYSDRLTRLQKLPNQHVCEVLSDDCTRTQNDTSDGPCHQKEDHLDSELCECQCSESARVNATETHALSSKQTEIRNDDSHPANASVVQQRLGLRVATSDYESSDSPSSIETSEEALGVGRVRLAAAAEVADAVVEEQEEEEEKVETEEQMSPTTQVPLNEVAEGSRGSLALEQDGAIYNLDYLQEHPLLNRISEWDYPVFSLLDAAGQLILSQLCYRVFTEVGLFETFRIPTKQFLNYFHALELGYRDIPYHNATHASDVLHAVYYLTSQPIPGFIMLPPDTDTSNRHDEAMGSPRLVHRQSFTAEDTYGILGANLPALELMALYTAAAMHDFDHPGRTNAFLVTTNAPQAVLYNDRSVLENHHAAAAWSLFLSKPEYNFLTHLDRAEFKRFRFLVIEAILATDLKRHFEILAEFNAKANEPDAPGLDWNSETDRMLALEMCIKLADINGPCKAIDIHTQWTSRIAEEFYEQGDEEAALGLPVSPYMDRSNPQLSKLQESFINHLVAPLCNAYGEAGLMPGVWLEPGEDDEVGHELNLEINNEDVEEEEEDEEDPATSESDTATHTSGRTRKIFCLQTQHLQENHQFWVNKIKEEQRLAEEEEMGNSASEEEEGAASGPSDVSPMGFSGQPMVLPINGDEPMEPIEEEKTPASISSSRSFSFEKEDSKL; encoded by the exons ATGTGACGCCATGCGGCAGTCCGACGCACGCCTGTTGCCTCGAGTCCCGACTGGATCCCAACTGCACTGGCTCCAAGAACCGCTCCTACTCCACCACCGCCCTCTACCAGGACGGAGCAAAGAGGTCGGCAGTCCGCGAGCGGCAGACTGTGTGCTCCCTGCACCCGTTGGGGGACTACGACGTCAACCATTTGGACCGAGTAGCTCGGGGCCTCCACGACACCCACCATAAGCCAGGGGCGTACTCAGACCGCTTAACCCGCCTCCAGAAGCTGCCCAACCAGCACGTGTGTGAGGTACTGTCTGACGACTGCACCCGGACGCAGAATGACACCTCTGACGGGCCTTGTCACCAGAAAGAAGACCATTTGGACTCTGAACTCTGTGAATGCCAGTGTAGTGAGAGTGCGCGTGTCAACGCTACTGAAACTCACGCGTTGTCCTCTAAACAAACAGAAATCAGAAATGACGATTCACATCCAGCCAATGCCAGTGTAGTGCAACAAAGACTCGGACTACGAGTGGCCACCTCGGACTATGAGAGCTCCGATTCGCCCAGCTCGATAGAGACGAGCGAGGAAGCTCTGGGTGTTGGCCGAGTGAGACTCGCGGCCGCGGCCGAGGTGGCCGATGCTGTGgtcgaggagcaggaggaggaagaagagaaggtGGAGACCGAAGAACAAATGAGCCCAACGACCCAAGTCCCATTGAACGAG GTGGCTGAGGGCTCCAGAGGATCGCTGGCACTCGAGCAAGACGGAGCCATCTACAACCTCGACTATTTACAGGAGCACCCCCTCCTCAACCGCATCTCCGAGTGGGACTATCCCGTTTTCTCCCTCCTCGACGCGGCCGGCCAGCTCATCCTCAGCCAA CTGTGTTATCGGGTGTTTACGGAGGTGGGGCTGTTCGAGACCTTCAGGATCCCCACCAAGCAGTTCCTCAATTACTTCCACGCTCTCGAGCTGGGGTACAGAGACATACCTT ACCACAACGCGACCCACGCGTCAGACGTACTGCACGCCGTCTACTACCTCACCTCCCAGCCCATACCCGGCTTCATCATGCTGCCCCCGGACACTGACACCTCCAACAGGCACG ACGAGGCGATGGGCTCGCCACGGCTGGTCCACCGTCAGAGCTTCACTGCTGAAGACACTTACGGCATCCTTGGCGCCAACCTGCCGGCGCTGGAGCTGATGGCGCTCTACACCGCGGCCGCCATGCACGACTTCGATCACCCGGGGCGAACCAACGCCTTCCTGGTCACTACTAACGCTCCGCAG GCGGTGCTGTACAATGACCGGAGCGTGTTGGAGAACCACCACGCGGCGGCCGCCTGGTCGCTCTTCCTCTCCAAGCCCGAGTACAATTTCCTGACGCACCTCGACAGGGCTGAGTTCAAGAGGTTCAGGTTTCTCGTCATTGAGGCCATCCTCGCCACCGACCTCAAGAGGCACTTCGAGATCCTGGCTGAGTTTAATGCCAAG GCGAACGAGCCGGATGCGCCCGGCCTGGACTGGAACTCTGAGACAGACCGGATGCTGGCTCTAGAGATGTGTATCAAGCTGGCTGATATCAATGGGCCGTGTAAGGCCATTGACATACACACGCAGTGGACATCAAGAATCGCTGAGGAGTTCTACGAACAAG GGGACGAGGAGGCGGCGCTGGGGCTGCCCGTGTCACCATACATGGACCGGTCCAACCCGCAGCTCTCCAAGCTGCAGGAGTCCTTCATCAATCACCTGGTGGCGCCCCTCTGCAACGCCTACGGCGAGGCTGGCCTCATGCCCGGGGTGTGGCTGGAACCGGGCGAGGACGACGAGGTCGGCCATGAACTCAACCTCGAGATCAACAATGAggacgtggaggaggaggaagaggacgaggaggacCCGGCCACCAGCGAGTCTGACACCGCCACGCACACCAGCGGCCGCACGCGCAAGATCTTCTGCCTCCAGACTCAACACCTTCAGGAGAACCACCAGTTTTGGGTCAACAAGATCAAG GAGGAGCAACGCTTGGCGGAGGAGGAGGAAATGGGCAACTCTGcctcggaggaggaggagggggcggcATCCGGCCCATCGGATGTGTCACCCATGGGCTTCTCCGGCCAGCCCATGGTTCTCCCCATTAACGGCGACGAACCCATGGAACCCATAGAGGAGGAAAAGACCCCAGCCTCCATCTCCTCCTCCCGCAGCTTCAGTTTT GAAAAAGAGGACTCAAAACTTTGA
- the LOC123759029 gene encoding uncharacterized protein, with product MKPGVDVNRCVPSSEESVPAWREIMERPGEWVRRLGYLEMFMAVGGYYGTLNTVQGLWLSSTRPLLPEEVRQALTIVARQTAVLQLCVEWRGLWPWFRRMKALLVPFKVDHDNTMSVYYKMQQMSYDMSRGPLWKARLVPLPPRSPGCYEAVLVIAAHHCITDGVTNMVLCRETLEVLNAIMSCRQHKVIPRLVIPNIAEEYVSFKDCFYVLKYFCSQFYCCLIRNYNKKLYFNGALQQPATRLAITKVLHKEYTVETSRKLLLRCKEARVTVHSCVVAAANLAMLSVAQKYSSRELDAALIKVMNCVNMRRYYPQEYKESPGCHISLEEQERLIRSSDASSKEDIWCLAKIINDDLKRSLIVDKIPIKNYPLALPSTLSLHINHQLTRLVRKHRTNCHFVTTNMGDLRDLLPGRYDGPVEITNLLRSVSSELTGNPFTVVFHTFLERFMISLDYYTTKVTDEVAELFFFTLANYITNIAHHGTVLVNPEA from the exons ATGAAGCCTGGAGTGGATGTAAACAGATGCGTTCCCTCATCGGAGGAGTCTGTACCTGCCTGGAGGGAGATCATGGAGCGTCCCGGAGAGTGGGTGCGGCGTCTTGGGTACTTGGAGATGTTCATGGCTGTAGGGGGTTACTATGGCACCCTCAACACTGTACAGGGTCTGTGGCTCTCCTCCACACGACCCCTCCTTCCTGAAGAGGTCAGACAGGCACTCACCATCGTAGCCCG ACAAACAGCTGTGCTGCAGCTGTGTGTGGAGTGGCGGGGACTGTGGCCATGGTTCCGTCGGATGAAGGCTCTTCTAGTCCCCTTCAAAGTGGACCATGACAACACTATGTCTGTGTATTACAAGATGCAGCAGATGTCATACGATATGTCCCGTGGACCACTCTGGAAGGCGCGGCTGGTGCCCCTCCCTCCACGGTCTCCTGGTTGCTACGAAGCCGTCCTGGTGATCGCTGCTCATCACTGCATCACGGACGGTGTCACCAACATGGTCTTGTGCCGGGAGACCCTGGAGGTGCTCAACGCCATCATGAGCTGCCGTCAGCACAAAGTGATCCCCCGTCTGGTCATACCAAACATAGCCGAAGAATATGTCTCGTTTAAAGACTGCTTCTACGTGCTCAAGTACTTTTGCTCTCAGTTTTATTGTTGCTTAATAAGAAACTATAATAAAAAATTGTATTTTAATGGCGCTCTTCAGCAGCCGGCGACAAGGCTGGCAATAACAAAAGTTCTGCACAAGGAGTATACTGTTGAGACATCACGGAAGCTCTTGCTACGGTGTAAAGAAGCCAGAGTTACGGTCCACTCGTGTGTCGTAGCCGCGGCAAACTTGGCCATGTTAAGTGTGGCACAGAAATACTCGTCGAGGGAGCTAGATGCAGCGCTTATCAAAGTAATGAACTGTGTCAACATGCGTCGTTACTATCCTCAAGAGTACAAGGAGTCTCCTGGCTGCCACATCTCTCTGGAAGAACAGGAACGCCTCATCCGCAGTAGCGACGCCAGCAGTAAGGAAGACATCTGGTGTTTGGCGAAAATCATAAACGATGACCTGAAGAGAAGCCTCATTGTGGACAAAATCCCTATAAAAAACTATCCACTCGCTCTTCCATCTACACTGTCTCTGCATATCAACCACCAGTTGACTCGTCTAGTACGCAAGCATCGTACTAATTGCCACTTCGTCACCACAAACATGGGAGACCTCCGAGACCTGCTGCCAGGTAGATATGATGGACCTGTGGAGATCACCAACCTCTTGAGGTCCGTCTCGAGTGAGCTAACTGGTAACCCCTTCACTGTGGTCTTCCACACCTTCCTGGAACGCTTTATGATATCCCTGGACTACTACACTACCAAAGTGACGGATGAAGTGGCCGAGCTGTTCTTCTTCACACTCGCCAACTACATCACCAACATTGCCCACCACGGCACCGTCTTGGTGAACCCTGAAGCCTAA